In Candidatus Poribacteria bacterium, the genomic stretch TTCTCTGCATTTCGTGTGGACAACCTTGGTGGATGCTCATTTTACCATGGATAACAACGTGAATTATTATATTTTATTTCCCGCCATAGAGCAACCCTTTGTGCCAGTGACCCAAGATCGCCGCTGGGGATGTCCAAAGGTGCTCGTTTCGCGCGGCTTATCTCAGCTGCCCAAACGGTGTAGGGGCGATGCTTGATAGTCGTTGAGCGATGTGTTATACTTTCGCTTGGGTACGGAAAGGGGGATATGGATAAAAATGTTAAGTCCCAACATGAGCAGTAATGAAGTTTCTACAACAACATCGCTCCAGCCGATGGGATTCACAGATATCTTGGACACAATAGTGATTCTCTATCGGCGCCATTGCCGACTGATTTTAGGCATCTGTGCTGTTTATTTTGTTTTAACCGTAGGGATGGACATCCTCACAAGTATTTTAACGCTTTTCTTTAAAGATTTCGGTGGCGAGAGCATAACGATTGTTATGAATCCTTTCGCCGATTGGATTACTCGGTTAGTTGCGCTTTTTCCCACAGGTGCGCTCCTGTTTGCCAGTGCCCAAGTATACTTGGATAATCACATCACCGTTGGTGCTGCATTTGAACAGGCCACACGCCGGTTTTTACCCTACTTGGGAAGTTCTCTGCTTTTGATGTTAGTTGTCGGCGTGTTGGCAATAACTATCATCGGTATCCCATTCGCTATCTATTTTGGAATACGGTGGAGTTTCTACGGACAAGCGGTTATCATTGAGGAAACTTCAGCGACAAATGCGCTGAAACGCAGCCGTGAATTGGTCAGAGGCACGTGGTGGCGTATCTTTGGTATCGTATTGGCGATTTTT encodes the following:
- a CDS encoding glycerophosphoryl diester phosphodiesterase membrane domain-containing protein, encoding MLSPNMSSNEVSTTTSLQPMGFTDILDTIVILYRRHCRLILGICAVYFVLTVGMDILTSILTLFFKDFGGESITIVMNPFADWITRLVALFPTGALLFASAQVYLDNHITVGAAFEQATRRFLPYLGSSLLLMLVVGVLAITIIGIPFAIYFGIRWSFYGQAVIIEETSATNALKRSRELVRGTWWRIFGIVLAIFLIAFMIQTVLQFFLLFAFGFTEATSGEEGLLEMFRRMFEPELMSWEGLAAYGIQSFLNHFVTSLILPLTSIGKRGSGP